TCCTCGTCGAACACCGCAACCTGTACCGCTATCTGGCGCGGTGCTCCCTGGGTGAGGACGGATCCGCCCCCGACGCCATTGCCGACATCCGGCTGACCATCGGAACCCAACTCGGTGCCCTGTTCACGGTGTACCTCAACGCTTTTGGCATTTCCACCGACCCGCAGCCGCTGGCCTTCGCCATCGTCGGCCTGGTCGAGTCGACGACCGGTCGGTGGCTCGACCAACCGGGCTCGACCGGACAGGACCGGCTGGTGGCCGACCTGGTCCGGTGGATCTGGCTGCTGGTCGACGACACCTTGCGGGCCGGTGGGGTGTACCTGGACGGCGCCGAACCGCTGCCGACGCCCGACGCCATCGCCGCCCAGGCCGAGATCTACCGAAACCCGGACCGCATCAGCGCCATCTGATCCCTTGCACCGCCAGCGTGCGTGCTTGTTGGCCGCCACGCCGTGAATCGCCGACACTGTTCGCACGTTCGCGACGGGCGCGGGCATCTAGGGCGTGAGGTCTGCGACGGCCTGTGCCGCGGACGTGACTTCGTCGAGCCGCAGCGCGGTCTCCCCGGCATACAGTGCGGCTCGATCCGCCCAGTGCGCCGGCATGTCGGCGGTGAGCGTGATCGGCGTGAGAAACGGCAGTGCCGGGTGCTGCAGGCGCAGCAACGCACCATCGCCGCGGTCGGGGATCCGCGACAGCGGCGCACCGAACCTGTTGATCGCCGCAGGCAGCCGGCGTGCGCTGCCGTCCGGGCGGCACCAGCGATTCGTCACGGCATTGGGCAGGACCCGGTGCCGCTCCGGCCACGACAGGCCGAACACCGTCGTCTCGATCGTGGAGTCCGCGTCGATGATTCGCTGCCGATAGGCCTGGTGTGCGCCGGATTCGTGCGTGAGCAGGAACCGCGTGCCGGCCACCACGCCGGCCGCACCGGCGGCCAGCGCCGCGCGGGTGTCGGCCGCCGTGGCGATCCCACCCGCCGCGAAGACCGGGCGGGAACTGGCCAGCGCCAACGCCTTTGGCAAGAAGTCGGCCTGGGCCACGGTGCCGACCAGATGTCCGCCCGCCTCGCGGCCCTGCGCGATCAATCCGGCGGCACGAGACCCAAGGTGCCCATCCCGCCGGCCGTCGACACCGCCGCAGCCAGCGGAGCGCCCGCGATGCCGCCGCCCATGCCCGCCTGGACCACCGGCACGTCGAGTTTCAACCGATCGGCGATGTCCATTCCGCGATTCTGCGTCATCCGGGCGCGCGGCGGCGGCAGCGGCAGGGTCTACCACCGGCAGGCGTCGGCGCCCCAGCCGGAGTCGACGGCCCGGAACGCCAGCAGATGACGCTGCCACCACGGCATCGGCGCGGCGAGCACGGGATCCGCGGTGGCGTCGTCGACCACCCGGGGTGGACCGTCACGCAGGTAGGCGATCCGGACGCCGTCGATACCCGCGCCCTGCCAGAGCAGCACGCTGCGGCGCAGCTCCAGCCAGGGAATCCGAACCGGGGGATCCTCGGACATCCAGCGGGCCTGGCGGCGCAGGGACGTCATGTCGGCCGACGGTGCCGGGAACTCGAGCCCCACCACGGTCACGGTGTCACGCTGGTAGCCGACCGGTTGCATGGCGTTGACGCCCGGCAGCAGGTGATTGGTGGCGCCCTCCTCGGTGTGCAGATTGCTGAACATCGAGTAGTTGGCGACCGTCTTGAGGCCGAGGTAGGGCGTCAACCCGTTGGCGAGGGCCAGTAGTGGGACGACCAGCAGCACGACGGGCCGCAGGTGCCACCCCGGTGTCTCGACGCCGGCGAGCCGGGCGGCGCGGTAACCGCGCAACACCACGTACATCAGCGGGACGACGGCGATGAGCCAGGTGAGCACGAGCAGGGTGTGCCAGGGCAGGCCGATCGGGCTGGCCGGTGAGTCCGCCGAACTCGACCCCACACTCAGCAGCACGTGCGCCGCGAAACCGGTCAGCGCCAATCGTCGCAGGGCGGTGGCTCGCGGGCCCAGGGTGGCGAACACCTCGGTCGGAACCAGCAGCAGGTACACCGCGAACACGACGGTGGCGAAGTCGTAGAACGAGGCCAGCCCCAGGATCGAGTGAAAGACCACGCCGAGAAGCACGCCCCAGTAGCGCAGCCGGGGCACCGCCAGCAAGCCAAGGATGGCGGCCTCGGCCACCACTGTCGCGACGGCCACCACCTGTCCCGCGGTGGGGCTCAACACCCCATCGCCGAGGCCGTTGAGCCAGATCAACTGACCGAACAGCTCGCTGCCGCACGACGTCGCCGGGGTGAAGTAAGCGGTGTTCAGCTTGTCGAAGACGGTGAACAGGTAGACCACCAGCAACACGAGACCGACGGGGCTGCGCGCGGCCCCCAGCCACCGCTCGGCAAAGCTCGACGGGTCCTTGACCGCTGCCGCCCACAGCGCCGCGACGCCGAACGCCAGGGCGACCAGCAGGCTCAACACGAGATGGTTGGACGCGGCGGGCAGGTTCAGCACGGCCACGGTGGCGCCGGCCGCCACCACGAGTCCGGCGGCGGCCACCGAGCCGGGAAATATCAGCGCCGGCAGGCCGGCGAGGAGTACCGGCACCGCCGCGAGGGGTTGGCTGTCGGAGTAGTGGAACACCAACCCCATGGCGAACAGCGTGGTGAACCAGCCGAGTTGTTGTCGCGCTCCGGTGGTTTCATCCGGTCGGACGTTGCTGCGCCACCGCATCGAAAACACCCTACTTGGCCGGTTTCCGGCGCAGGCGACGACCGCCGCCACGCTGCCGATCTCGGCGTAATCTGGGAAGCGATGGATGGGTGCGGCAGGACCCAAACGCCTTGCCGTGTAACGGAAAGGACAAGAAATGAGTACAGTCCATTCATCAATCGACCAGCACCCGGACATCCTGGCCCTGCGGGCAGGCTATGACCGTGTCGCGGAGTCGATGGCCGCGCAGCTCACGTTCGGCCTGACGTTGCTGACCGCGATGTACGTCGCACTGTCGCCGTGGATCGTCGGCTACGACGCCTTTGGCCGGCTGACCGTCAACGACCTGATCGTCGGCGGTGCGATCGCGTTCCTGTCGATGTGTTTCAGCTTCGCGCTGGACCGCGCGCACGGCATGACCTGGACACTGCCGATCTTCGGTGTGTGGCTGATCATTTCGCCGTGGGTGTTCGTCAGCGGACCGACCGCCGGGATGATCTGGTCGCATGTGATCAGCGGTGGCCTCGTGATGCTGCTGGGCTTCAATGCGATGTATTTCGGGATGCGGGTGCGCAATTCTGAACCGCGGCACGCGTAGCCCGTAGGCGCGGTGCGCTGGACCAGCCGACCCCCGGCTGGCGGGATCGTCTGTGTCCGGACCCTCGTCGTATCTGAAGATGCGTCAATTTCGGCCTCGAGGTGGGGTTTTAAGCCATAGTCTGGGCAATCGCACGACTCGGATGACAAGGTCGACAACGAGTACGGGCGGGTGACATGAAGCTGGCGGGGCGCGAAGAAGAACTGGCGGTGATCCGTCGCGCCCTCGGCGGGCCCGGTGCCCATCACGGAGTCGTCATCGTCGGACGCGCCGGCGTCGGCAAGACCCGGCTGGCCCGGGAGGCGCTCAGCCATGCGGCGGCCTCCGGGCACCGGACCAATTGGTTCGTCGGAACTGAATCAGCGCGGGCGATTCCGCTCGGGGCGTTCACCGGATCGCTCAGCCAGAGCATGTGCGATCCGCTGCCCGATGTGCGGCGCGTCATCGATTCCTTCGTCGCCCAACAACGCCGGGGCAAGGTCGTGATCGGCGTCGACGACGCCCACCTGCTCGACGCGCTGTCCGCGCACGTCGTGCACCAACTGGCACAGACGCAAGGAGTCCGCCTCGTCGTCACGGCCCGGGCCGGCGGCCCCGAGCCCGACGCGGTCACCGCGCTCTGGAAGGACAGCCTGCTCGACCGGATCGATCTCGAACCGCTGTCCGCCGCGGCGGCGACGGAGCTGATCGAGTCTGTCGTCGGCGGACCGGTGGACAGCCGCAGCGCGCGCCGGTTCTACAAACTCACCGGCGGCAACGCGCTGTACCTGCTGCAGCTGGTGAAGGACCAGATCGGTGCCGGCCGGATGCACAAGTCCGCCGGGGTCTGGATGTGGGATGGCGATGTGGCGGTCTCGCAGAGCATCACCGACATGGTCGGCCGCCGGTTGGGCGAATTGGACTCGGGTATGGCGCTGGTGCTCGACACCCTCTCGCAGTGCGAGCCGCTGAGCATCGATGTCCTGAGTGACCTCGTGGACCGCACCGACCTGGAGGCGGCCGAGCAGATGCACCTGGTCGCGGTCGAACGTACCGGACGTGACCTCATGGCCACGCTCGCTCATCCGCTGTACGGCGAATTACGCAGGGCCACAGCCGGAGAGATGCACCTGTCCAAGATCCGCGGCCGGATCGCGCGGCGGCTGGCCCGCGAACCCGACGGGGACATGCGCGCAACCGTACGGCGCGCCCTGCTGGCCCTGCACTCCGACCTGCCTCCCGATCCGGAGCTGTTCCTGACGGCCGCCCGGTGCGCCGCGGTCCTCCTCGATCCGGATGCCGCGGACCGATTCGCCGCTGCCGCAGCCGAATGCGGCGCACCCGAGGCCGCGCCGATGCGGGCGATGACGCTGATCCTGTTGAGCCGAGGTGACGAGGCAGAGGCGGTGTTGCGTGAGATCAGCGCCCCGGGCCGGCCTGACAGTCACCACTGGGCGACGGTACGGGCCGCCAACCTGGCCTGGATGCTCAGCCGTCCACTGGATGCCGGTGCCATCTTGGAAACGCTGGCCGGCACAACCGAATCCGATGAGCAACGGATGGAACGCCTCGCCATGCAGGCGTGTGTCGATGCCGTGCTCGGCAACTGCGCACGCGCCGAGGAGAACGCCAGGACTGCCCTGGATTCCGGTGGGCTCACCGACTTCCACGCGATGATGGCGTCGATCGCGCTGACGATGGCGCTGGGTGCGCTCGGGCATGTCGACGACATCGACGAGGTGGCCGAGCAGGCGCTCGCACGCGCGATCACGTCGTTCGAATCCTCGCCCATGCGTTTCTGGTTCGGCGCCGTTCACGGCCGTGCCTGCCGGCTCACCGGCCGCATCGACGAATGTCTGGCGATGGCAGCGCGATTGGACGAGTCGGCGCGTGACGTGCCCGGTCTCGTGTATGCCAATCTCGCCCACCTGCTGGGCCATGCCGAACTGATCGGTGCCGACCTCGCCGCGGCCGTCAAACATCTTCATGAGGCCTACGCCGGCGCCGAAAGCCACGAGATAACCACGGGTTTACGGGTCGCGAGTTGTTTCTCGCTGGCAGAGGCGCATGCCAAACTCGGCCAGGCCGCCGCGGCGGAGGAGGCGTTGGCCCGGGCGAGTGAGTGGGTGCCGGCGGACTACGTGTTCATGCACACCGCGATGGCGCTGGCCACCGGCTGGACGCTGGCCGCCGGTGGCGCGCTGACCGACGCCATTGCCGTCGTGCGGGACGCCGGGAACGAGGCGGCGCGACGCGAGCAGCCCACACATGAACTGGCCTGCCTGCAGGCGGCCGCGCAGTGGGGTGACACGACCGGCGCGGCCCGCGCCCGGGAGCTCGCCGACACGTTGAAACTGCCGCTGGCCCAGGTCGTTGCCCGCCACATCGAGGCGCTTGTCGCCGACGACGGTGATGCATTGCTGGCCGCGGCGCAGGATTACCGGGCCATCGGTGACCGGGCGACGGCCACCGACGCCACCGCGCAGGCCGCTGTTGCGTTCGGCCGGCACGAGCAGGGCAAACGCAGTGCGTACGCCGCCGCCCTTGCCCAGGAGGGGGCCGCCGAATGTGGCGGGCTGTGCACCCCGGCACTGCGGAACCCGGCCGGTCAACCGCTGACCGGCAGGCAGCGGGAGATCGTCGAACTCGTGGTCGCCGGGTTGACCAACAAGCAGATCGCCGAGCGTCTGGTGATGTCGGTGCGCAGCGTCGAGGGTCATGTGTACCGGGCCTGCCAACGGGTGGGCGCCAGTTCACGCGAAGAGCTGGCCGCGATCATTCGGCGTGGCCCGAAGGGGATGCGATGACGGCACGAGTGGGTGCGGTGGCGGTCGCCGGGCTGCCCGGTTGACGGGCTCGGAACTTACTGGTTGCTGTGTACGCTGACGCCGTTCGATCACCGAGGCCGGGTGCACCGGTGCAAAATGTCCGCCGCCTCGGTCTGGTAGGCATGCTCGGCCCAGGCCAGCGGGGTCGAGCCGAACCGCCGGTCGGTGAGTGTCGGATCGGCTCCGGCGTCGAGCAGCCGCCGAATCAGGTCGAGGTCGCCGGCCCAGGCCGCCTGGTGCAGGGCCGTCGCGCCTTCCTCGTCGAGGGCGTTCGGGTCGCTCGGGAATTCGGCGGTGGCCGCCTCCACCCCAGACACATCGATCCCGTGCCGGGCGAGCAGGTGCAGTCGATCGGTGAACCCGTGTTCGGCAGCCCAGTCGACCTGGCGCCGCCACATCTGTTCGCGGGTCTCCATCGCCTCACCCAGACGCAGCTCCCACGGGCTCGGCCCGGCGTCGGCCAGTCCGTGGGCGAACAGCAGCTCCAGATGCGAATCGTCGGGCCGGAACATCCGGTTGTACAGCGTCTGCTGGTCGACGGGATGGGCGCCCCGGCTGAGCAGGAGCGTGGCCAGTTCGGGTGCGAACGGGTGCCGGGGCTGACGCCGGGGTCCCTGCTCACCCTCGCCGAACACGCCGGTCAACACCGTGAACGGCGTCGACAGTCCGCACCACAGATACCCGGCGTTCGGATCCGCCCCGGCGTCGAGCAACATCGTCGCAGCGTCGAGCACGTCGTCAACGTTGCGCCCCAACGGGACTCGTGAATAGCACAGGTACATCAGCGGTGTCCAGCCGAACGGGCCGCCGGTGCCGTTCGGCGGTACCGCGCGGTCCCGGAGATGGCGCGCCAGCGCTTGCGGGTCCGCCGCCGAGGCGGCCGCCCAGACGCTGTCATCGACCAGGTTCGGCCGGCTGTTCAGCAGGTCCGCGGCGGCCTGCCTGCGGGGTGGCGCGTCGGTTTCGTTGTAGCGCAAGGACGCCCACGAACAGAATCGGTCCGCGCTGTCCAATGAGTTCTCGTCGAGGGCGCCGGGGTCGATACTGAGCTCGGCCGCGTCGCGCAGGTAGTGCACGAGCCTGGGCCAGCTGCTGAACCCGTAGTCGCGGGCGACGGCCAACTGGGCTTCGTGCAGCTGGGTGCGATTCGCGCGCTGCCTTCTGCGGGCTTCTTTGCGCAGTCGCTCGATCGAGGGGTTGCTCGGCAGACAGCTGGCCATGACGGCCTCCTCTCATACGCCCGCGTCCGCGAATCGGGTCGAGAAGAGGTCGGTCACATGTCAACTGATCGGCAGGGAGGCTGAGCCTCTTCGAGCGGACGTCGGGCGGTCCTGCGCGCCCGACGTCACTCTACCGCGCCGCGAGAGTGCGTGGAATGTCGACGTTTTGCGGTGTATTGGCCGACAGACACGCACGCTCGTGGTGCAGAGAAACTACGTGCAGACGGCGCCGACGGCGGCGGACTGGACCAGCTTGGTGTACTTGGCCAGCACGCCGGTCTTGTACCGCGGGGGCAGCGGCTCGAAACCTGCCTTGCGGGCCTCGAATTCGGCCTCGTCGACCAGAACGTCGAGCGTGCCGTTCGCCACGTCGAGGCGGATCCGGTCACCGTCGCGCACGAATGCGATGGGCCCGCCGTCGACGGCCTCCGGGGCGATGTGCCCGACGCACAGGCCCGTCGTCCCGCCGGAGAACCGGCCGTCGGTCATCAGCAGCACGTCCTTGC
The genomic region above belongs to Mycolicibacterium sp. HK-90 and contains:
- a CDS encoding TetR/AcrR family transcriptional regulator, giving the protein MTTTAGRWAGQRERRREEFVDAALSAIAEHGPQASTEQIAAHVGVTRTKLYRHFAGAADLQRAIAQRAAEMLNAELAPLWTPHGSMAQIIEASVGAHVRFLVEHRNLYRYLARCSLGEDGSAPDAIADIRLTIGTQLGALFTVYLNAFGISTDPQPLAFAIVGLVESTTGRWLDQPGSTGQDRLVADLVRWIWLLVDDTLRAGGVYLDGAEPLPTPDAIAAQAEIYRNPDRISAI
- a CDS encoding SPW repeat protein; translation: MSTVHSSIDQHPDILALRAGYDRVAESMAAQLTFGLTLLTAMYVALSPWIVGYDAFGRLTVNDLIVGGAIAFLSMCFSFALDRAHGMTWTLPIFGVWLIISPWVFVSGPTAGMIWSHVISGGLVMLLGFNAMYFGMRVRNSEPRHA
- a CDS encoding LuxR C-terminal-related transcriptional regulator, encoding MKLAGREEELAVIRRALGGPGAHHGVVIVGRAGVGKTRLAREALSHAAASGHRTNWFVGTESARAIPLGAFTGSLSQSMCDPLPDVRRVIDSFVAQQRRGKVVIGVDDAHLLDALSAHVVHQLAQTQGVRLVVTARAGGPEPDAVTALWKDSLLDRIDLEPLSAAAATELIESVVGGPVDSRSARRFYKLTGGNALYLLQLVKDQIGAGRMHKSAGVWMWDGDVAVSQSITDMVGRRLGELDSGMALVLDTLSQCEPLSIDVLSDLVDRTDLEAAEQMHLVAVERTGRDLMATLAHPLYGELRRATAGEMHLSKIRGRIARRLAREPDGDMRATVRRALLALHSDLPPDPELFLTAARCAAVLLDPDAADRFAAAAAECGAPEAAPMRAMTLILLSRGDEAEAVLREISAPGRPDSHHWATVRAANLAWMLSRPLDAGAILETLAGTTESDEQRMERLAMQACVDAVLGNCARAEENARTALDSGGLTDFHAMMASIALTMALGALGHVDDIDEVAEQALARAITSFESSPMRFWFGAVHGRACRLTGRIDECLAMAARLDESARDVPGLVYANLAHLLGHAELIGADLAAAVKHLHEAYAGAESHEITTGLRVASCFSLAEAHAKLGQAAAAEEALARASEWVPADYVFMHTAMALATGWTLAAGGALTDAIAVVRDAGNEAARREQPTHELACLQAAAQWGDTTGAARARELADTLKLPLAQVVARHIEALVADDGDALLAAAQDYRAIGDRATATDATAQAAVAFGRHEQGKRSAYAAALAQEGAAECGGLCTPALRNPAGQPLTGRQREIVELVVAGLTNKQIAERLVMSVRSVEGHVYRACQRVGASSREELAAIIRRGPKGMR
- a CDS encoding ankyrin repeat domain-containing protein — protein: MASCLPSNPSIERLRKEARRRQRANRTQLHEAQLAVARDYGFSSWPRLVHYLRDAAELSIDPGALDENSLDSADRFCSWASLRYNETDAPPRRQAAADLLNSRPNLVDDSVWAAASAADPQALARHLRDRAVPPNGTGGPFGWTPLMYLCYSRVPLGRNVDDVLDAATMLLDAGADPNAGYLWCGLSTPFTVLTGVFGEGEQGPRRQPRHPFAPELATLLLSRGAHPVDQQTLYNRMFRPDDSHLELLFAHGLADAGPSPWELRLGEAMETREQMWRRQVDWAAEHGFTDRLHLLARHGIDVSGVEAATAEFPSDPNALDEEGATALHQAAWAGDLDLIRRLLDAGADPTLTDRRFGSTPLAWAEHAYQTEAADILHRCTRPR